In one window of Oryzias melastigma strain HK-1 linkage group LG5, ASM292280v2, whole genome shotgun sequence DNA:
- the p3h1 gene encoding prolyl 3-hydroxylase 1 isoform X3 yields MIWGCQLSNPTSYNKPQPEADTSSPAPAPSLGCSRSLHRSARTFPTMELRSALFLLCLAAPLCRSDFSSGTPLEPYDFLFDTAVEAYYRGDWLSVILNMEKALRNKATVRKVKADCRLSCANQTAYGEPLAGLGVPVPGVGSVEDLGFFQKVIKRADCVNSCETEKLGSPTLHLVSQEVELEFKKRTPYNYLQVAYFKINKLDKAVAAANTFFLANPDHVEMKQNLDYYRMMAGVQEEDFRDLEASPHMAEFLLGKKYYSDDSFGLAAGHFEAALNEYFTADKECRVLCEGAYRYDGYNYMEYSADLFQTMTDHYIQALNCKQHCTVELASAPGKDKPFEDFLPSHFNYLQFSYYNSEKYEKAIECAKTFLLFHPDDEVMNQNLNYYSAVLGEDKAKTITARQVVKQHIQQSLLEKELLYFGYEAFGITFVDPDSWTPEEIMPKKLRDKQKADRETAARITEEIGNLMKEIETLVEEKKKDSSEMAKIIVPQEAGGAVLYDDIKVTMTSKQLNGSQRVLLDKVISDDECRELQRLSNAAALKGDGYRGRPSPHTPSEMFQGVTVLKAVKFGQEGKVPLKSSRLFFDSSEKVRKVLESYFRLETPLYFSYSHLVCRSAIDEKQEGRSDLSHPVHVDNCVLVSEVNECIKEPPAYTHRDYSAILYLNDDFEGGEFIFTELDAKTVTAEVRPQCGRVVGFGAGKENPHGVKAVTKGQRCAVALWFTLNPSHEEKERIQAQELLKMFSTPVNAEFSPQEADASESPKITEEPLKVIEESQKVTEESQKVTEESQKVTEAPPQAEQMQNDAQSQQKQNAPDDLPNKTAKPAAKTAKAKAKAAPTAKTKAGSPAKAKTAAKVKPAAKNDAKQKSQAKQEDKKKTKPAAKQTVKASSKKSAASDSQSGKEEL; encoded by the exons ATGATTTGGGGGTGTCAACTATCCAACCCCACCTCCTACAACAAGCCCCAGCCTGAGGCTGACACCTCCTCTCCAGCTCCGGCTCCCTCTCTCGGCTGCAGCCGCTCTCTCCACCGCTCGGCCCGGACGTTTCCCACCATGGAGCTCCGCTCCGCGCTGTTCCTCCTCTGCCTCGCCGCGCCGCTCTGCAGGTCGGACTTCAGCTCCGGGACCCCCCTGGAGCCCTATGACTTCCTCTTCGACACGGCCGTGGAAGCCTACTACAGGGGGGACTGGCTGTCGGTCATCCTGAACATGGAGAAGGCGCTCAGGAACAAAGCCACGGTCCGGAAAGTGAAGGCTGACTGCCGGCTAAGCTGCGCTAACCAGACCGCTTACGGGGAGCCGTTAGCCGGGTTGGGAGTTCCCGTTCCCGGGGTGGGCTCCGTGGAGGATCTGGGCTTTTTCCAGAAAGTCATTAAACGGGCTGACTGCGTCAACTCCTGCGAGACCGAGAAGCTCGGCTCGCCAACTTTGCATCTCGTCAGCCAGGAAGTGGAGCTGGAGTTCAAGAAGAGGACCCCCTACAACTACCTCCAAGTCGCCTATTTCAAG ATCAATAAACTGGACAAGGCAGTGGCGGCTGCCAACACGTTCTTTCTGGCCAACCCGGACCACGTGGAAATGAAACAGAACCTCGACTACTACAGGATGATGGCAGGAGTCCAGGAGGAGGACTTCAGAGATTTGGAGGCGAGCCCCCACATG GCTGAGTTTCTGCTGGGGAAAAAGTACTACAGCGACGACTCGTTTGGCCTGGCGGCTGGGCACTTTGAAGCAGCTCTGAATGAATACTTCACAGCTGATAAGGAGTGCAGAGTTCTGTGTGAGGGAGCTTACCGCTACGATGGATACAACTACATGGAGTACAGTGCAGACCTGTTCCAGACCATGACAG ACCACTACATACAGGCCTTGAACTGTAAGCAGCACTGCACCGTGGAACTGGCCTCAGCTCCTGGCAAAGACAAACCCTTTGAAGACTTTCTACCTTCACACTTCAACTACCTGCAGTTTTCCTACTACAACA GTGAAAAGTATGAGAAGGCAATAGAGTGCGCTAAGACTTTCCTGCTCTTCCACCCTGATGATGAAGTGATGAACCAGAACCTGAATTATTATTCTGCTGTGCTGGGCGAAGACAAGGCAAAAACCATAACAGCCCGACAG GTGGTCAAGCAGCACATCCAGCAGTCCCTACTGGAGAAGGAGCTGCTCTACTTTGGCTACGAAGCCTTTGGGATCACCTTTGTAGATCCG GACTCATGGACGCCTGAGGAAATCATGCCAAAGAAGTTAAGAgacaaacaaaa GGCGGATAGAGAAACTGCAGCTCGCATCACTGAGGAAATAGGAAACCTGATGAAGGAGATTGAGACTTTAGtggaagagaagaagaaggacTCTTCAGAAATGGCCAAGATAATTGTTCCGCAGGAAG cagggggcgctgtgtTGTATGACGACATCAAGGTGACCATGACGTCGAAGCAGCTGAACGGCTCTCAGCGGGTGCTGCTGGACAAAGTGATCAGCGATGATGAATGCAGGGAGCTGCAGCGCCTCTCCAAT GCAGCTGCTCTGAAAGGTGACGGCTACAGGGGGCGCCCTTCTCCACACACGCCCAGTGAGATGTTCCAGGGGGTCACTGTCCTGAAGGCCGTCAAG TTCGGACAGGAAGGGAAGGTTCCTCTGAAGAGCAGCCGCCTCTTCTTCGACAGCAGCGAGAAAGTCCGGAAGGTGTTGGAGTCGTACTTTCGCCTGGAAACACCGCTCTACTTCTCTTACTCTCACTTGGTGTGCCGGTCTGCCATCGATG AGAAGCAGGAAGGCCGATCGGACCTGAGCCACCCTGTTCATGTGGACAACTGTGTGCTGGTGTCTGAAGTCAATGAATGTATAAAAGAACCTCCGGCGTACACACACAGAGACTACAG TGCCATCCTGTATCTGAATGACGACTTTGAGGGGggagaatttatttttactgaactGGACGCCAAAACTGTCACG GCTGAGGTGCGCCCACAGTGCGGCCGTGTCGTCGGTTTTGGAGCCGGGAAAGAAAACCCTCATGGTGTCAAAGCCGTCACCAAAGGTCAAAGGTGTGCAGTCGCGCTGTGGTTTACTCTGAATCCTTCTCACGAGGAAAAG gagagAATTCAGGCTCAGGAGTTGCTGAAGATGTTTTCCACTCCTGTGAATGCAGAGTTCAGTCCACAGGAGGCCGACGCTTCAGAGTCTCCGAAGATCACAGAAGAGCCTTTGAAGGTCATAGAAGAGTCTCAGAAG GTCACAGAAGAGTCTCAGAAGGTCACAGAAGAGTCTCAGAAGGTCACAGAAGCTCCCCCACAGGCAGAGCAGATGCAAAACGATGCACAGTCACAACAGAAGCAGAACGCACCAGACGACCTGCCGAACAAAACGGCAAAGCCAGCAGCTAAAACAGCCAAAGCTAAGGCCAAAGCTGCTCCGACGGCAAAGACCAAAGCTGGAAGCCCGGCGAAGGCCAAAACAGCAGCCAAAGTCAAACCTGCCGCTAAAAATGACGCAAAGCAGAAAAGTCAAGCAAAGCAGgaggataaaaagaaaacaaaacccgCCGCCAAACAGACAGTAAAAGCCTCCTCAAAGAAGAGCGCCGCATCAGACTCTCAGAGCGGCAAGGAGGAGCTGTGA
- the p3h1 gene encoding prolyl 3-hydroxylase 1 isoform X4 has product MIWGCQLSNPTSYNKPQPEADTSSPAPAPSLGCSRSLHRSARTFPTMELRSALFLLCLAAPLCRSDFSSGTPLEPYDFLFDTAVEAYYRGDWLSVILNMEKALRNKATVRKVKADCRLSCANQTAYGEPLAGLGVPVPGVGSVEDLGFFQKVIKRADCVNSCETEKLGSPTLHLVSQEVELEFKKRTPYNYLQVAYFKINKLDKAVAAANTFFLANPDHVEMKQNLDYYRMMAGVQEEDFRDLEASPHMAEFLLGKKYYSDDSFGLAAGHFEAALNEYFTADKECRVLCEGAYRYDGYNYMEYSADLFQTMTDHYIQALNCKQHCTVELASAPGKDKPFEDFLPSHFNYLQFSYYNSEKYEKAIECAKTFLLFHPDDEVMNQNLNYYSAVLGEDKAKTITARQVVKQHIQQSLLEKELLYFGYEAFGITFVDPDSWTPEEIMPKKLRDKQKADRETAARITEEIGNLMKEIETLVEEKKKDSSEMAKIIVPQEAGGAVLYDDIKVTMTSKQLNGSQRVLLDKVISDDECRELQRLSNAAALKGDGYRGRPSPHTPSEMFQGVTVLKAVKFGQEGKVPLKSSRLFFDSSEKVRKVLESYFRLETPLYFSYSHLVCRSAIDEKQEGRSDLSHPVHVDNCVLVSEVNECIKEPPAYTHRDYSAILYLNDDFEGGEFIFTELDAKTVTAEVRPQCGRVVGFGAGKENPHGVKAVTKGQRCAVALWFTLNPSHEEKERIQAQELLKMFSTPVNAEFSPQEADASESPKITEEPLKVIEESQKVTEEHPKVTEESQKVTEAPPQAEQMQNDAQSQQKQNAPDDLPNKTAKPAAKTAKAKAKAAPTAKTKAGSPAKAKTAAKVKPAAKNDAKQKSQAKQEDKKKTKPAAKQTVKASSKKSAASDSQSGKEEL; this is encoded by the exons ATGATTTGGGGGTGTCAACTATCCAACCCCACCTCCTACAACAAGCCCCAGCCTGAGGCTGACACCTCCTCTCCAGCTCCGGCTCCCTCTCTCGGCTGCAGCCGCTCTCTCCACCGCTCGGCCCGGACGTTTCCCACCATGGAGCTCCGCTCCGCGCTGTTCCTCCTCTGCCTCGCCGCGCCGCTCTGCAGGTCGGACTTCAGCTCCGGGACCCCCCTGGAGCCCTATGACTTCCTCTTCGACACGGCCGTGGAAGCCTACTACAGGGGGGACTGGCTGTCGGTCATCCTGAACATGGAGAAGGCGCTCAGGAACAAAGCCACGGTCCGGAAAGTGAAGGCTGACTGCCGGCTAAGCTGCGCTAACCAGACCGCTTACGGGGAGCCGTTAGCCGGGTTGGGAGTTCCCGTTCCCGGGGTGGGCTCCGTGGAGGATCTGGGCTTTTTCCAGAAAGTCATTAAACGGGCTGACTGCGTCAACTCCTGCGAGACCGAGAAGCTCGGCTCGCCAACTTTGCATCTCGTCAGCCAGGAAGTGGAGCTGGAGTTCAAGAAGAGGACCCCCTACAACTACCTCCAAGTCGCCTATTTCAAG ATCAATAAACTGGACAAGGCAGTGGCGGCTGCCAACACGTTCTTTCTGGCCAACCCGGACCACGTGGAAATGAAACAGAACCTCGACTACTACAGGATGATGGCAGGAGTCCAGGAGGAGGACTTCAGAGATTTGGAGGCGAGCCCCCACATG GCTGAGTTTCTGCTGGGGAAAAAGTACTACAGCGACGACTCGTTTGGCCTGGCGGCTGGGCACTTTGAAGCAGCTCTGAATGAATACTTCACAGCTGATAAGGAGTGCAGAGTTCTGTGTGAGGGAGCTTACCGCTACGATGGATACAACTACATGGAGTACAGTGCAGACCTGTTCCAGACCATGACAG ACCACTACATACAGGCCTTGAACTGTAAGCAGCACTGCACCGTGGAACTGGCCTCAGCTCCTGGCAAAGACAAACCCTTTGAAGACTTTCTACCTTCACACTTCAACTACCTGCAGTTTTCCTACTACAACA GTGAAAAGTATGAGAAGGCAATAGAGTGCGCTAAGACTTTCCTGCTCTTCCACCCTGATGATGAAGTGATGAACCAGAACCTGAATTATTATTCTGCTGTGCTGGGCGAAGACAAGGCAAAAACCATAACAGCCCGACAG GTGGTCAAGCAGCACATCCAGCAGTCCCTACTGGAGAAGGAGCTGCTCTACTTTGGCTACGAAGCCTTTGGGATCACCTTTGTAGATCCG GACTCATGGACGCCTGAGGAAATCATGCCAAAGAAGTTAAGAgacaaacaaaa GGCGGATAGAGAAACTGCAGCTCGCATCACTGAGGAAATAGGAAACCTGATGAAGGAGATTGAGACTTTAGtggaagagaagaagaaggacTCTTCAGAAATGGCCAAGATAATTGTTCCGCAGGAAG cagggggcgctgtgtTGTATGACGACATCAAGGTGACCATGACGTCGAAGCAGCTGAACGGCTCTCAGCGGGTGCTGCTGGACAAAGTGATCAGCGATGATGAATGCAGGGAGCTGCAGCGCCTCTCCAAT GCAGCTGCTCTGAAAGGTGACGGCTACAGGGGGCGCCCTTCTCCACACACGCCCAGTGAGATGTTCCAGGGGGTCACTGTCCTGAAGGCCGTCAAG TTCGGACAGGAAGGGAAGGTTCCTCTGAAGAGCAGCCGCCTCTTCTTCGACAGCAGCGAGAAAGTCCGGAAGGTGTTGGAGTCGTACTTTCGCCTGGAAACACCGCTCTACTTCTCTTACTCTCACTTGGTGTGCCGGTCTGCCATCGATG AGAAGCAGGAAGGCCGATCGGACCTGAGCCACCCTGTTCATGTGGACAACTGTGTGCTGGTGTCTGAAGTCAATGAATGTATAAAAGAACCTCCGGCGTACACACACAGAGACTACAG TGCCATCCTGTATCTGAATGACGACTTTGAGGGGggagaatttatttttactgaactGGACGCCAAAACTGTCACG GCTGAGGTGCGCCCACAGTGCGGCCGTGTCGTCGGTTTTGGAGCCGGGAAAGAAAACCCTCATGGTGTCAAAGCCGTCACCAAAGGTCAAAGGTGTGCAGTCGCGCTGTGGTTTACTCTGAATCCTTCTCACGAGGAAAAG gagagAATTCAGGCTCAGGAGTTGCTGAAGATGTTTTCCACTCCTGTGAATGCAGAGTTCAGTCCACAGGAGGCCGACGCTTCAGAGTCTCCGAAGATCACAGAAGAGCCTTTGAAGGTCATAGAAGAGTCTCAGAAGGTCACAGAAGAGCATCCAAAG GTCACAGAAGAGTCTCAGAAGGTCACAGAAGCTCCCCCACAGGCAGAGCAGATGCAAAACGATGCACAGTCACAACAGAAGCAGAACGCACCAGACGACCTGCCGAACAAAACGGCAAAGCCAGCAGCTAAAACAGCCAAAGCTAAGGCCAAAGCTGCTCCGACGGCAAAGACCAAAGCTGGAAGCCCGGCGAAGGCCAAAACAGCAGCCAAAGTCAAACCTGCCGCTAAAAATGACGCAAAGCAGAAAAGTCAAGCAAAGCAGgaggataaaaagaaaacaaaacccgCCGCCAAACAGACAGTAAAAGCCTCCTCAAAGAAGAGCGCCGCATCAGACTCTCAGAGCGGCAAGGAGGAGCTGTGA
- the p3h1 gene encoding prolyl 3-hydroxylase 1 isoform X1 — MIWGCQLSNPTSYNKPQPEADTSSPAPAPSLGCSRSLHRSARTFPTMELRSALFLLCLAAPLCRSDFSSGTPLEPYDFLFDTAVEAYYRGDWLSVILNMEKALRNKATVRKVKADCRLSCANQTAYGEPLAGLGVPVPGVGSVEDLGFFQKVIKRADCVNSCETEKLGSPTLHLVSQEVELEFKKRTPYNYLQVAYFKINKLDKAVAAANTFFLANPDHVEMKQNLDYYRMMAGVQEEDFRDLEASPHMAEFLLGKKYYSDDSFGLAAGHFEAALNEYFTADKECRVLCEGAYRYDGYNYMEYSADLFQTMTDHYIQALNCKQHCTVELASAPGKDKPFEDFLPSHFNYLQFSYYNSEKYEKAIECAKTFLLFHPDDEVMNQNLNYYSAVLGEDKAKTITARQVVKQHIQQSLLEKELLYFGYEAFGITFVDPDSWTPEEIMPKKLRDKQKADRETAARITEEIGNLMKEIETLVEEKKKDSSEMAKIIVPQEAGGAVLYDDIKVTMTSKQLNGSQRVLLDKVISDDECRELQRLSNAAALKGDGYRGRPSPHTPSEMFQGVTVLKAVKFGQEGKVPLKSSRLFFDSSEKVRKVLESYFRLETPLYFSYSHLVCRSAIDEKQEGRSDLSHPVHVDNCVLVSEVNECIKEPPAYTHRDYSAILYLNDDFEGGEFIFTELDAKTVTAEVRPQCGRVVGFGAGKENPHGVKAVTKGQRCAVALWFTLNPSHEEKERIQAQELLKMFSTPVNAEFSPQEADASESPKITEEPLKVIEESQKVTEEHPKVTEEHPKVTEESQKVTEESQKVTEAPPQAEQMQNDAQSQQKQNAPDDLPNKTAKPAAKTAKAKAKAAPTAKTKAGSPAKAKTAAKVKPAAKNDAKQKSQAKQEDKKKTKPAAKQTVKASSKKSAASDSQSGKEEL, encoded by the exons ATGATTTGGGGGTGTCAACTATCCAACCCCACCTCCTACAACAAGCCCCAGCCTGAGGCTGACACCTCCTCTCCAGCTCCGGCTCCCTCTCTCGGCTGCAGCCGCTCTCTCCACCGCTCGGCCCGGACGTTTCCCACCATGGAGCTCCGCTCCGCGCTGTTCCTCCTCTGCCTCGCCGCGCCGCTCTGCAGGTCGGACTTCAGCTCCGGGACCCCCCTGGAGCCCTATGACTTCCTCTTCGACACGGCCGTGGAAGCCTACTACAGGGGGGACTGGCTGTCGGTCATCCTGAACATGGAGAAGGCGCTCAGGAACAAAGCCACGGTCCGGAAAGTGAAGGCTGACTGCCGGCTAAGCTGCGCTAACCAGACCGCTTACGGGGAGCCGTTAGCCGGGTTGGGAGTTCCCGTTCCCGGGGTGGGCTCCGTGGAGGATCTGGGCTTTTTCCAGAAAGTCATTAAACGGGCTGACTGCGTCAACTCCTGCGAGACCGAGAAGCTCGGCTCGCCAACTTTGCATCTCGTCAGCCAGGAAGTGGAGCTGGAGTTCAAGAAGAGGACCCCCTACAACTACCTCCAAGTCGCCTATTTCAAG ATCAATAAACTGGACAAGGCAGTGGCGGCTGCCAACACGTTCTTTCTGGCCAACCCGGACCACGTGGAAATGAAACAGAACCTCGACTACTACAGGATGATGGCAGGAGTCCAGGAGGAGGACTTCAGAGATTTGGAGGCGAGCCCCCACATG GCTGAGTTTCTGCTGGGGAAAAAGTACTACAGCGACGACTCGTTTGGCCTGGCGGCTGGGCACTTTGAAGCAGCTCTGAATGAATACTTCACAGCTGATAAGGAGTGCAGAGTTCTGTGTGAGGGAGCTTACCGCTACGATGGATACAACTACATGGAGTACAGTGCAGACCTGTTCCAGACCATGACAG ACCACTACATACAGGCCTTGAACTGTAAGCAGCACTGCACCGTGGAACTGGCCTCAGCTCCTGGCAAAGACAAACCCTTTGAAGACTTTCTACCTTCACACTTCAACTACCTGCAGTTTTCCTACTACAACA GTGAAAAGTATGAGAAGGCAATAGAGTGCGCTAAGACTTTCCTGCTCTTCCACCCTGATGATGAAGTGATGAACCAGAACCTGAATTATTATTCTGCTGTGCTGGGCGAAGACAAGGCAAAAACCATAACAGCCCGACAG GTGGTCAAGCAGCACATCCAGCAGTCCCTACTGGAGAAGGAGCTGCTCTACTTTGGCTACGAAGCCTTTGGGATCACCTTTGTAGATCCG GACTCATGGACGCCTGAGGAAATCATGCCAAAGAAGTTAAGAgacaaacaaaa GGCGGATAGAGAAACTGCAGCTCGCATCACTGAGGAAATAGGAAACCTGATGAAGGAGATTGAGACTTTAGtggaagagaagaagaaggacTCTTCAGAAATGGCCAAGATAATTGTTCCGCAGGAAG cagggggcgctgtgtTGTATGACGACATCAAGGTGACCATGACGTCGAAGCAGCTGAACGGCTCTCAGCGGGTGCTGCTGGACAAAGTGATCAGCGATGATGAATGCAGGGAGCTGCAGCGCCTCTCCAAT GCAGCTGCTCTGAAAGGTGACGGCTACAGGGGGCGCCCTTCTCCACACACGCCCAGTGAGATGTTCCAGGGGGTCACTGTCCTGAAGGCCGTCAAG TTCGGACAGGAAGGGAAGGTTCCTCTGAAGAGCAGCCGCCTCTTCTTCGACAGCAGCGAGAAAGTCCGGAAGGTGTTGGAGTCGTACTTTCGCCTGGAAACACCGCTCTACTTCTCTTACTCTCACTTGGTGTGCCGGTCTGCCATCGATG AGAAGCAGGAAGGCCGATCGGACCTGAGCCACCCTGTTCATGTGGACAACTGTGTGCTGGTGTCTGAAGTCAATGAATGTATAAAAGAACCTCCGGCGTACACACACAGAGACTACAG TGCCATCCTGTATCTGAATGACGACTTTGAGGGGggagaatttatttttactgaactGGACGCCAAAACTGTCACG GCTGAGGTGCGCCCACAGTGCGGCCGTGTCGTCGGTTTTGGAGCCGGGAAAGAAAACCCTCATGGTGTCAAAGCCGTCACCAAAGGTCAAAGGTGTGCAGTCGCGCTGTGGTTTACTCTGAATCCTTCTCACGAGGAAAAG gagagAATTCAGGCTCAGGAGTTGCTGAAGATGTTTTCCACTCCTGTGAATGCAGAGTTCAGTCCACAGGAGGCCGACGCTTCAGAGTCTCCGAAGATCACAGAAGAGCCTTTGAAGGTCATAGAAGAGTCTCAGAAGGTCACAGAAGAGCATCCAAAGGTCACAGAAGAGCATCCAAAGGTCACAGAAGAGTCTCAGAAGGTCACAGAAGAGTCTCAGAAGGTCACAGAAGCTCCCCCACAGGCAGAGCAGATGCAAAACGATGCACAGTCACAACAGAAGCAGAACGCACCAGACGACCTGCCGAACAAAACGGCAAAGCCAGCAGCTAAAACAGCCAAAGCTAAGGCCAAAGCTGCTCCGACGGCAAAGACCAAAGCTGGAAGCCCGGCGAAGGCCAAAACAGCAGCCAAAGTCAAACCTGCCGCTAAAAATGACGCAAAGCAGAAAAGTCAAGCAAAGCAGgaggataaaaagaaaacaaaacccgCCGCCAAACAGACAGTAAAAGCCTCCTCAAAGAAGAGCGCCGCATCAGACTCTCAGAGCGGCAAGGAGGAGCTGTGA
- the p3h1 gene encoding prolyl 3-hydroxylase 1 isoform X2, whose translation MIWGCQLSNPTSYNKPQPEADTSSPAPAPSLGCSRSLHRSARTFPTMELRSALFLLCLAAPLCRSDFSSGTPLEPYDFLFDTAVEAYYRGDWLSVILNMEKALRNKATVRKVKADCRLSCANQTAYGEPLAGLGVPVPGVGSVEDLGFFQKVIKRADCVNSCETEKLGSPTLHLVSQEVELEFKKRTPYNYLQVAYFKINKLDKAVAAANTFFLANPDHVEMKQNLDYYRMMAGVQEEDFRDLEASPHMAEFLLGKKYYSDDSFGLAAGHFEAALNEYFTADKECRVLCEGAYRYDGYNYMEYSADLFQTMTDHYIQALNCKQHCTVELASAPGKDKPFEDFLPSHFNYLQFSYYNSEKYEKAIECAKTFLLFHPDDEVMNQNLNYYSAVLGEDKAKTITARQVVKQHIQQSLLEKELLYFGYEAFGITFVDPDSWTPEEIMPKKLRDKQKADRETAARITEEIGNLMKEIETLVEEKKKDSSEMAKIIVPQEGGAVLYDDIKVTMTSKQLNGSQRVLLDKVISDDECRELQRLSNAAALKGDGYRGRPSPHTPSEMFQGVTVLKAVKFGQEGKVPLKSSRLFFDSSEKVRKVLESYFRLETPLYFSYSHLVCRSAIDEKQEGRSDLSHPVHVDNCVLVSEVNECIKEPPAYTHRDYSAILYLNDDFEGGEFIFTELDAKTVTAEVRPQCGRVVGFGAGKENPHGVKAVTKGQRCAVALWFTLNPSHEEKERIQAQELLKMFSTPVNAEFSPQEADASESPKITEEPLKVIEESQKVTEEHPKVTEEHPKVTEESQKVTEESQKVTEAPPQAEQMQNDAQSQQKQNAPDDLPNKTAKPAAKTAKAKAKAAPTAKTKAGSPAKAKTAAKVKPAAKNDAKQKSQAKQEDKKKTKPAAKQTVKASSKKSAASDSQSGKEEL comes from the exons ATGATTTGGGGGTGTCAACTATCCAACCCCACCTCCTACAACAAGCCCCAGCCTGAGGCTGACACCTCCTCTCCAGCTCCGGCTCCCTCTCTCGGCTGCAGCCGCTCTCTCCACCGCTCGGCCCGGACGTTTCCCACCATGGAGCTCCGCTCCGCGCTGTTCCTCCTCTGCCTCGCCGCGCCGCTCTGCAGGTCGGACTTCAGCTCCGGGACCCCCCTGGAGCCCTATGACTTCCTCTTCGACACGGCCGTGGAAGCCTACTACAGGGGGGACTGGCTGTCGGTCATCCTGAACATGGAGAAGGCGCTCAGGAACAAAGCCACGGTCCGGAAAGTGAAGGCTGACTGCCGGCTAAGCTGCGCTAACCAGACCGCTTACGGGGAGCCGTTAGCCGGGTTGGGAGTTCCCGTTCCCGGGGTGGGCTCCGTGGAGGATCTGGGCTTTTTCCAGAAAGTCATTAAACGGGCTGACTGCGTCAACTCCTGCGAGACCGAGAAGCTCGGCTCGCCAACTTTGCATCTCGTCAGCCAGGAAGTGGAGCTGGAGTTCAAGAAGAGGACCCCCTACAACTACCTCCAAGTCGCCTATTTCAAG ATCAATAAACTGGACAAGGCAGTGGCGGCTGCCAACACGTTCTTTCTGGCCAACCCGGACCACGTGGAAATGAAACAGAACCTCGACTACTACAGGATGATGGCAGGAGTCCAGGAGGAGGACTTCAGAGATTTGGAGGCGAGCCCCCACATG GCTGAGTTTCTGCTGGGGAAAAAGTACTACAGCGACGACTCGTTTGGCCTGGCGGCTGGGCACTTTGAAGCAGCTCTGAATGAATACTTCACAGCTGATAAGGAGTGCAGAGTTCTGTGTGAGGGAGCTTACCGCTACGATGGATACAACTACATGGAGTACAGTGCAGACCTGTTCCAGACCATGACAG ACCACTACATACAGGCCTTGAACTGTAAGCAGCACTGCACCGTGGAACTGGCCTCAGCTCCTGGCAAAGACAAACCCTTTGAAGACTTTCTACCTTCACACTTCAACTACCTGCAGTTTTCCTACTACAACA GTGAAAAGTATGAGAAGGCAATAGAGTGCGCTAAGACTTTCCTGCTCTTCCACCCTGATGATGAAGTGATGAACCAGAACCTGAATTATTATTCTGCTGTGCTGGGCGAAGACAAGGCAAAAACCATAACAGCCCGACAG GTGGTCAAGCAGCACATCCAGCAGTCCCTACTGGAGAAGGAGCTGCTCTACTTTGGCTACGAAGCCTTTGGGATCACCTTTGTAGATCCG GACTCATGGACGCCTGAGGAAATCATGCCAAAGAAGTTAAGAgacaaacaaaa GGCGGATAGAGAAACTGCAGCTCGCATCACTGAGGAAATAGGAAACCTGATGAAGGAGATTGAGACTTTAGtggaagagaagaagaaggacTCTTCAGAAATGGCCAAGATAATTGTTCCGCAGGAAG ggggcgctgtgtTGTATGACGACATCAAGGTGACCATGACGTCGAAGCAGCTGAACGGCTCTCAGCGGGTGCTGCTGGACAAAGTGATCAGCGATGATGAATGCAGGGAGCTGCAGCGCCTCTCCAAT GCAGCTGCTCTGAAAGGTGACGGCTACAGGGGGCGCCCTTCTCCACACACGCCCAGTGAGATGTTCCAGGGGGTCACTGTCCTGAAGGCCGTCAAG TTCGGACAGGAAGGGAAGGTTCCTCTGAAGAGCAGCCGCCTCTTCTTCGACAGCAGCGAGAAAGTCCGGAAGGTGTTGGAGTCGTACTTTCGCCTGGAAACACCGCTCTACTTCTCTTACTCTCACTTGGTGTGCCGGTCTGCCATCGATG AGAAGCAGGAAGGCCGATCGGACCTGAGCCACCCTGTTCATGTGGACAACTGTGTGCTGGTGTCTGAAGTCAATGAATGTATAAAAGAACCTCCGGCGTACACACACAGAGACTACAG TGCCATCCTGTATCTGAATGACGACTTTGAGGGGggagaatttatttttactgaactGGACGCCAAAACTGTCACG GCTGAGGTGCGCCCACAGTGCGGCCGTGTCGTCGGTTTTGGAGCCGGGAAAGAAAACCCTCATGGTGTCAAAGCCGTCACCAAAGGTCAAAGGTGTGCAGTCGCGCTGTGGTTTACTCTGAATCCTTCTCACGAGGAAAAG gagagAATTCAGGCTCAGGAGTTGCTGAAGATGTTTTCCACTCCTGTGAATGCAGAGTTCAGTCCACAGGAGGCCGACGCTTCAGAGTCTCCGAAGATCACAGAAGAGCCTTTGAAGGTCATAGAAGAGTCTCAGAAGGTCACAGAAGAGCATCCAAAGGTCACAGAAGAGCATCCAAAGGTCACAGAAGAGTCTCAGAAGGTCACAGAAGAGTCTCAGAAGGTCACAGAAGCTCCCCCACAGGCAGAGCAGATGCAAAACGATGCACAGTCACAACAGAAGCAGAACGCACCAGACGACCTGCCGAACAAAACGGCAAAGCCAGCAGCTAAAACAGCCAAAGCTAAGGCCAAAGCTGCTCCGACGGCAAAGACCAAAGCTGGAAGCCCGGCGAAGGCCAAAACAGCAGCCAAAGTCAAACCTGCCGCTAAAAATGACGCAAAGCAGAAAAGTCAAGCAAAGCAGgaggataaaaagaaaacaaaacccgCCGCCAAACAGACAGTAAAAGCCTCCTCAAAGAAGAGCGCCGCATCAGACTCTCAGAGCGGCAAGGAGGAGCTGTGA